Proteins encoded in a region of the Oscarella lobularis chromosome 5, ooOscLobu1.1, whole genome shotgun sequence genome:
- the LOC136187203 gene encoding smoothelin-like isoform X2, whose translation MDDREAELRAELQSATSYDDRRRIRAELRLLQKSGGGGGGGTTIPARKTGSTDYTRRGATSPTKAKSPTPPLLPLSSQKETTPPAEAAVASPTQTTQAMITLENNRMTPTPPPQSTTPPERAMSPSASAPIRAAAKPEIVAAAVAAAAGHRGENDTESGIDMASPDMVDGESDDDEAVSEDEEIRQVEELLKTTKDFRQRRKMRQELDSLKEAREEKLKGRRSRKKGAKSAAEKPTIVEEEEKEEPVVQQEEEEEKEEKEEEETKEEEEEETFSEDEDIAQLEKLVKTTRDFRKRREYMKQLEELKANREQKAAARRRAEPEPQESIESKQEVISEEEVEREEIEEEEETAKSPTPEQETTGGGGGGGDVEEEEEEEEEEEEEEETRSQSEKATTPSEKESTPTSPPPAQDSDDSAKKRPPFGGVRMHGAIGVELKPPPPAVATKPRPGRPIVPKEKEAGADSGDFRGLLRKKRSDDKAAVATRQTATGPVQLDFRNVLKKRGGGGGGESGKAAPSPDYRSALKKKVGGPSESVGKRAADAGGKVDFRSHLRKNRESDEEGSGRSRSSTERSSAERSFGVRKAKSQDQPQKDVAAATTLTTTASLHVERRSTSPRRSTSPRRLTPSNKKRSRSPSRESTPVRKEEEAEEEVRKAAEEEEDDAGDAEEATDRNEAVKEASPAVVDREKSATPVEENRDVPAAAADVDGRGEERKEQSPVSVPVVDVHDPSPDEERASEPPKSEEAAVAPAAKELLAGKLDAGKGSRPSSASSVDGVKKKTKTIVVKKVVKKKVVKRVAKTTEKHAADDSAVAAATPAPVADKEDVPETAKEVSSTATTNGSAAAASEGETYEERRRRRQERRAARHRGEAVNDEGTSAASSTRTDSPVDYGARRKARLEARKKQEQEEREKRERFKSSLNAGSESGPKPSLSKKDSGQQQLLTWVKSKCRYYENVEVNDFSKSFSDGLAFCALAHTYFPEEVPFDELTKEDRRRNFELAFTTFTEAGVGDMLDVDDFVATSHPDPRSVMTYLSSIYHFFK comes from the exons ATGGACGACAGAGAAGCCGAACTTCGAGCCGAA CTCCAAAGCGCAACCAGttacgacgatcgacgacgcatTCGCGCAGAATTGCGTCTTCTCCagaaaagcggcggcggcggcggcggcggcacaaCGATCCCAGCGCGAAAAACCGGATCGACCGACTACACACGCCGCGGCGCCACGTCGCCAACCAAAGCCAAATCGCCAACGCCACCGCTATTGCCGCTTTCGtcacaaaaagaaacgacgccaCCGGCCGAAGCGGCGGTGGCGTCACCAACACAAACGACCCAGGCGATGATAACGCTAGAGAACAACCGAATGACGCCAACCCCGCCGCCGCAATCGACGACTCCCCCCGAACGAGCGATGAGTCCGAGTGCTTCGGCGCCAATACGAGCCGCCGCGAAGCCTgagatcgtcgccgccgccgtcgccgccgccgccggtcaTCGTGGCGAAAATGACACGGAAAGCGGAATCGACATGGCGTCGCCTGATATGGTCGATGGGgagtcggacgacgacgaagcggtgagcgaagacgaagaaattcgacAAGTTGAAGAGCTG ctcaaaacgacgaaggaTTTTCGTCAGAGACGCAAGATGAGACAAGAATTGGATTCGCTAAAGGAAGCCCGCGAAG AGAAGTTAAAGGGAAGGCGATCGCGCAAAAAAGGAGCGAAATCAGCTGCCGAAAAACCGACGATCgtagaggaagaagagaaggaggagccAGTTGTGCagcaagaggaagaagaagaaaaagaagaaaaagaagaagaagagacgaaagaggaagaggaagaagaaaccttttcggaagacgaagatatTGCGCAGCTGGAGAAATTG GTGAAGACCACCAGGGATTTCCGGAAGAGACGCGAGTACATGAAACAGCTGGAAGAATTGAAGGCCAATCGAGAGC AGAAAGCAGCGGCTAGACGTCGTGCTGAACCCGAGCCCCAAGAGTCGATTGAATCAAAACAGGAAGTGATCTCCGAGGAAG aagtagagagagaggaaatagaagaagaagaggaaacggCCAAATCGCCCACCCCGGAGCAAGAAACCA caggaggaggaggaggaggcggtgacgttgaagaagaagaagaagaagaagaagaggaagaggaggaggaggaaacgCGTTCTCAATccgaaaaggcgacgaccCCCTCGGAGAAGGAATCAACGCCGACTTCGCCGCCTCCCGCTCAGGATTCCG atgataGTGCAAAGAAGCGGCCTCCTTTCGGAGGCGTACGAATGCACGGAGCGATTGGGGTGGAATTgaaaccgccgccgccggcggtggcgacgaAGCCGCGCCCCGGCAGACCGATCGTGCccaaggaaaaagaagccggTGCGGACAGCGGAGACTTTCGGGGTTTACTTcggaaaaagagaagcgaTGATAAGGCCGCTGTTGCCACGCGACAGACGGCGACGGGGCCCGTTCAGCTCGACTttcgaaacgttttgaagaaaagaggcggcggtggaggaggagagtcCGGCAAAGCAGCTCCGTCTCCGGATTATAGATCggctttgaagaaaaaggtcGGGGGTCCGAGCGAAAGCGTCGGGAAGCGTGCCGCCGATGCAGGGggaaaagtcgattttcgGTCTCACCTGAGAAAGAATCGCGAGTCTGATGAGGAGGGGAGTGGGAGATCGAGGTCATCGACGGAAAGATCGTCGGCGGAACGATCGTTTGGCGtgcgaaaagcgaaaagtCAAGATCAACCGcagaaagacgtcgccgcagcgacgacgctgacgacgacCGCGTCTTTGCACGTCGAGCGCAGATCGACTTCGCCGCGCAGATCGACTTCGCCGCGTAGATTGACGCCGTCGAACAAAAAACGTtcgcgatcgccgtcgcgcgaatcgacgcccgttcggaaggaagaggaggcggaAGAGGAGGTGAGAAAGGCTGctgaggaagaggaagacgatgcAGGGGACGCGGAAGAAGCGACAGATAGGAATGAAGCAGTGAAGGAAGCGTCTCCTGCAGTGGTGGACAGAGAAAAGAGTGCAACGCCTGTGGAAGAAAATCGTGACGttcctgctgctgctgctgatgtTGATGGGAGAGGCGAAGAGAGGAAAGAGCAGTCGCCTGTCAGTGTTCCTGTAGTCGACGTGCACGATCCTTCACCGGACGAGGAACGTGCTAGCGAGCCCCCAAAGAGCgaagaggcggcggtggcgccAGCTGCAAAGGAATTGCTGGCGGGAAAATTGGACGCGGGAAAGGGCAGTCGGCCGTCGTCCGCGTCGTCGGTTGACGGGgttaagaaaaaaacgaagacgattgtTGTCAAGAAGgtcgtgaagaaaaaggttGTGAAGCGAGTTGCCAAGACAACGGAAAAGCATGCTGCAGATGATAGCGCTGTTGCCGCTGCCACTCCTGCGCCCGTTGCAGATAAAGAAGATGTACCGGAAACAGCGAAAGAAGTTTCTAGTACGGCAACGACCAATGGTagcgccgctgccgccaGCGAAGGTGAAACGTatgaagaaaggcgaagacgacggcagGAGAGGAGGGCTGCTCGGCATCGAGGCGAAGCCGTAAATGACGAAGGGACGTCggcagcgtcgtcgacgagaacggatTCTCCCGTCGATTATGGTGCGCGCAGAAAGGCTCGACTGGAAGCGAGAAAGAAGCAGGAGCAGGAggaaagggagaagaggGAAAGGTTCAAGAGTTCGTTGAATGCGGGATCGGAATCAGGGCCCAA ACCGTCTCTTTCGAAAAAAGACTCTGGCCAACAACAGCTTCTGACCTGGGTCAAGAGCAAGTGCAGATATTATGAG AACGTTGAAGTGAATGATTTCAGCAAGTCGTTTTCGGACGGTTTGGCTTTCTGTGCCTTGGCACACACGTACTTTCCCGAAGAAGTTCCCTTTGACGAACTGACAAAAGAGGACAGACGTCGAAACTTTGAGTTGGCTTTTACCACTTTCAC GGAAGCTGGCGTTGGAGACATGCTAGATGTTGACGATTTTGTTGCAACCTCTCATCCTGACCCACGAAGCGTAATGACCTATTTGTCATCTATATATCATTTCTTCAAGTAG